In a single window of the Raphanus sativus cultivar WK10039 chromosome 9, ASM80110v3, whole genome shotgun sequence genome:
- the LOC130499743 gene encoding uncharacterized protein LOC130499743 → MNLFHVLVSEGDSVFEVSSGASTSSKTQSQKMPIQPSFRSRGRSTKAASSSRGSDKNQGGSFLDSVKEALDEGGSAPAKGVGSSEPKVQEVGLPSEVPMAEADPQMVRDPPEFEPRGTRGPELTRLTDLRGLPPPPLEEEPLAGTLLIRSLDRFWTIRGVWLL, encoded by the coding sequence ATGAATCTTTTTCATGTTTTAGTTTCTGAGGGTGATTCAGTTTTCGAAGTTTcctccggagcaagtacttcctcgaagactcaatcacagaagatgccaattcaaccttccttccgttccaggggtagatcgaccaaggctgccagctcctctagagggagtgacaagaaccagggaggatccttccttgactctgtgaaggaggctcttgacgaaggaggctctgctcctgctaaaggtgttggctcttcggagcctaaggttcaggaagttggccttccctccgaggtcccgATGGCTGAGGCTGATCCTCAAATGGTGAGGGATCCTCCGGAGTTTGAGccccgaggaacaagaggtcccgaactgaccaggttgacagaccttcgaggtcttcctcctcctcctctagaggaggaaccgttggctggaactttgctcattcgaagcctggatcggttttggacgatccgtggggtttggctactctga